One segment of Triticum aestivum cultivar Chinese Spring chromosome 2A, IWGSC CS RefSeq v2.1, whole genome shotgun sequence DNA contains the following:
- the LOC123185662 gene encoding uncharacterized protein: MGLSVIAPPAGDSASPAHRRARRAFLVSNYMILGAASGCGFLTLSLRLVPSVDGFLLILLHALTVAAAVAGCAVIAAPDPPRGRVYTAHMSATVVVSILQGAAAVLAFSRTAEFLAYGLRSYVREEDGAIILRMIGGLGIAIFCLEWVALALAFVLRYYAYVDRECGGNPMRRSAKVGGEDGAGNWPWPFQV, from the coding sequence ATGGGCCTCTCGGTGATCGCTCCGCCGGCCGGCGACTCGGCGTCCCCGGCGCACCGCCGCGCGCGCCGCGCCTTCCTCGTGTCCAACTACATGATCCTCGGCGCGGCGTCCGGGTGCGGCTTCCTCACGCTCTCGCTCCGCCTGGTGCCCTCCGTCGACGGCTTCCTCCTCATCCTGCTCCACGCGCTCACCGTGGCGGCCGCCGTGGCCGGGTGCGCCGTCATCGCGGCGCCCGACCCGCCGCGGGGCCGCGTCTACACCGCCCACATGTCCGCCACCGTCGTCGTGTCCATCCTGCAGGGCGCCGCCGCCGTGCTCGCCTTCTCCCGCACCGCCGAGTTCCTCGCCTACGGGCTCCGGTCCTACGTCCGCGAGGAGGACGGCGCCATCATCCTGCGCATGATCGGGGGCCTCGGCATCGCCATCTTCTGCCTCGAGTGGGTCGCCCTCGCGCTCGCCTTCGTCCTCAGGTACTACGCCTACGTCGACAGGGAGTGCGGCGGCAACCCCATGCGCCGCAGCGCCAAggtcggcggcgaggacggcgccgGCAACTGGCCGTGGCCGTTCCAGGTCTGA